Below is a window of Aeromonas veronii DNA.
GGCTAGCCAGCCAGAGGCCAGCCAGCAGCAGGCTCAGGGCGATCGCCCCATCCAGCCAGTTAATGCGCCAAAATGGCTTCCGGACGATGCGCCGGATGATGTCGTTTAGAGCAATCAACATCAGGGATTGGCGACCTGCGCTTCCCACGCCAGCGACTTGAACCAGTAGTCATGGCGCGCCTTGAGCCAGCCATCGGCCTGACGGGCGGCGATCCACTCGTTGAATTGTTCAGCCAGGGCATCATCCCCCTTGCGCAGGGCAAACCCTTCACTCCCCTCTGCCAGCGGTTTGGCAAACGGCATAAAGAGAGCATCCGGGTGGCGCAGCGCTTCTTGTTCGGGTTTCGGTGAGGAGGAGAGGGCGCCGTGGGCGCGGCCGTTCAGCACCTCCTGAAATACCTGTGACTCGTCATCAAACTGGCGCAGGGTGGCCTTGGGGAAGTGCGCTTTGGCGACCTGTACCGGCGAGGCGCCACGGCGTACCGCCAAGATCACCCCGCGCTGGTTGAAGTCCGCCACGGTTTTCTTCTCTTTGGCCATAGTGCTGGAGGCGGCCAACTGCACCCCCGAATGGGAGTAGGCCTGGGTGAAGCGCACGCTCTTCTCCCGCTCGGGGGTGATGGTGAGGCCGCCGATGATGACGTCATACTTTTTCGCCAGTAGGGAGGGGATGATGCCATCCCAGGCGGTGGGGACGAACTCCACCTGCCAGCCGTTGTCGGTGGCGAGGCGACGGGCCACGTCAATCTCGAAACCGATCAGGGCCCCTTGCTTGTCGCGCATTGCCCAAGGGGCGAAGGTGGACATGCCGACTTTCAGGGTACCGCTTTGCTCGATCTGTGCCTGGGTGTCGGAGGGGGCGGTTTGTGCCAATGCGGGAGTGAGCAGGCTGGTCAGTAGCAGGGCAGCGCCCGACAGGGTGGTCTTGAATGACAGATTCATGGCTAGCGTCCTTGTTGATCCGGATTCAGGTGACGGGCCAGCGCCCGCGAACAGGCTGACAGCGTCAGGGTTAACAGCAAATAGAGGGCGGCCACGGTAAACCACACCTCAAAAGTCAGAAACGTATCGGCAACCAGAGTACGCCCTTCGTTGGTCAGATCGAAGATGGCGATCACACTCACCAGCGCCGAATGTTTGATAAGGGAGACCAGCTCGTTGGTGAGCGGCGGCAAGGTGATGCGCACCAGCTGGGGCAGGATCACCTTGCGCAGGGTGATGGCCTGTGACAAGCCAAGCGACTGGGCTGCCTCCCACTGCCCTTTGGGAATGGCCTGGATGCCTGCACGCAACACTTCGGCGGTGAAGGCGCCCTGATAGAGGGAGAGGCTCAACACGGCGCAGGCAAGGGGGGCCAATCCCAGCATGGGGCCCAGCAAGAAATAGAGAATATAGAGCTGCACCAGCTGGGGCGTGGTGCGCACCAGCGCCAGATAGCCGATGGCGAGCCAGGGGCCGAGCCGGGAGGGGAGCAGCCGCAGGCTGACCACGCACACACCGACCGCCATCGTGCCCAACAGACTGAGCAGCGCCACCTGCAACGTGACCAGCAGGCCGTTTAGCAAGGGGCCGGCATAAAGGTTCCCTCATCCCATTCGCCGAGAAAGGGCAACACCCGCGGCCACTGCCACTCATAGCCCATCTGGCGAGCGCCGCTATAGAGCGCCCAGCCCAGTAGCGCAGAGAGCATCACAGTGCCTGACAGCCAGCCAAGCAGGCGGGGGCGATTGAGCCTAGCCATGATAGCTGAGCACCTGTTCGAGGAAGGCCCGGGTGCGCGGGTGCCGGGGGGCGTTGAACAGCTGGGCGGGCGGGGCCGACTCGATGATCTTCCCCTCATCCATAAAGAGCACCCGATCCGCCACCTGACGGGCAAAGCCCATCTCGTGGGTGACGCAGATCAGGGTCATCCCCTCGTCAGCCAGCTCGCGGATCACATCGAGCACTTCGCGGATCATCTCGGGGTCGAGGGCGGAGGTGGGCTCGTCAAACAGCATCAGCTCGGGTTGCATGCAGAGGGAGCGGGCGATGGCGACCCGCTGCTGCTGGCCGCCGGAGAGCTGGTGGGGGTACTTGTCGGCCTGCGCCTGAATCCGCACCCGCTCGAGCAGCCCGAGCGCCCGGGCTTTGGCCTCCTGGGGCCGTAACCCCAGGGTATGCACCGGCGCCACCATCAAGTTTTCCAGCACCGTCATATGTGGGAAGAGGTTGAACTGCTGAAACACCATGCCGACCCGACCTTGCAGGCGGCGCAGGTAGGCGGGGGTCACCGGCTCGCCAAACAGGAACAGCTGGCCGTCGTCGATCCCCTCCAGCCCGTTGATGGTGCGGATCAGCGTCGATTTCCCCGAGCCTGACGGGCCACAGATGACCCACTTCTCTCCCCGTTCAATGGTGAGATCGATATGATGAAGAGCCTGAAAGTCGCCATAGAATATGTCGACGCCACAAAAGCGCACACAGGGTTGCGAACTGGTCAAGAAGCGGGCTCCACTGAGGATCATTTACGCCATGGTATTGATTTTATAGGGGGATGACAAAGAAAACCCCCTTGTCAGCATCCTGATGACTATTCACAATGGCGCCATTTCGTGATGACAGGAGCTTTTCATGCGTATTACATCCTTGCTGACCGGTTCGCAGGTGCAGCTGTTGATGCCGCCAGTGGTGCGCTATCGCTGCGTCATTTTTATGTTGTTGCTGGTGAGTTGGGGCGTGGTGGCGGCCTCCTTGTGGGATGGCTGGGGCGCCATGGCGCTGCTCAACTGGGTGGGCGTGGTGTTTGGTGGCATCACCGGGATCATGGTGTCACTGCCCCGCAGCTGGCAGCCCTGGCGCTTGGCGGAACTGGGCTGGGATGAACAGCATATCTATCTGCTCAATGGCAACAAGGATGAGGCACTGGCGTTGCCGCGCAGTCAGCTGGTAGCGCTCGAGCGGGAGCGGCGAGTGGGTCACGATGGCCAGTGGCTCGACTTCAGCCTTGATCTGCAACTGAGTGAAGAGGAGCTGGCGGCGGCCATGGCCTTGCTGGATCTCAAGGCGGGGGAGCTCCATCTGGTGAGTCCGTCGGTCTATCGCTTCGGCTTTAAACGGGCCTGGCACGGTCGCCGGATGCTGGCGCAACGGTTGTCAGATCTGCAAGCGGCCTGAATCGACTATTTTCTCGACAATTCCCGGCAAAGCTCAGATACTGCCAGTGACTCGAATTGATCTTGTCTGCACTGTTAACCCAAGAGATCAATCACTTGACGACAGTGTAGTGAGGGCCACGGCATGAAGCCATGGCAGGTCCGGCATAGGGGTTGTGCCCTTACCGTTATGCCGGGAATTGCATAGAGAAGGCACCTTGAATCGAGAGTGGATGGCATGAAGATTTACGTAGGTAATCTGTCGTACCGGATGACGGCCGACGAACTGAAAACCCTGTTCAGCCAGTTTGGACAGGTCGACAAGGTTGATATCATCATCGACCGCGATACCGGCCAGTCAAAGGGGTTTGGTTTTATTGAAATGCCGGTCGATGGTGATGCCGAAAAGGCCATCGCTGGTCTGCATGGCACTGAAGTCGGTGGTCGTACCATCACCGTCAACCAGGCCAAACCGAAGACAGATGCTCCCCGTGGTCGCCCGCAACAGCGCCACCGCTAAGGTGCCTCGGCAATAAAAAACGGCATGGGTTTCCCCCATGCCGTTTTTGTTTCTGGACGTTGTGCTGTTATCAGGGGACGTCGTAACCGAGCGCCGCTTTGCGGATACGGAACCACTGCTGGCGATTGAGGGTGATGGATTCGGCGGCCACTGCAGCGGCAATCCGCTCCCGCTTGCCGGAGCCAATCAATGGCAGTGGCTGGCTTGGCAGCATCATCACCCAGGCGTAGACCACCTGCTCGATAGTCTGGGCGCCCACTTCCTGGCGGATCTGCTCCAGTTCGGCACGCAGCGGGGCATAGGCGTCATCGCTGAACAGTCGGCCGCCGCCGAGGCATGACCAGGCCATCGGTTTGATGCCAAGCTGCTGGCACTGATCCAGGGTGCCATCGAGGGTCCCTTCCTGATGCAGCGGCGAGATCTCCAGCTGGTTGGTGACCAGCGGGAAGGGGAGGCGTGATTGCAGTAGCTCGAACTGACGGGCGGTGAAGTTGGATACCCCGGCGTGCTTGATCTTGCCCGCCTGTTTCAGGGTGATAAAGGCGTCGGCCACTTCATCTGCGTTCATCAGGGGATCCGGGCGGTGGATCAGCAGCAGGTCCAGATGGTCGGTGCCGAGCTTGCGCAGCGAGGCCTCGGCGCTGGCGATGATATGGTCCTTGCCGGTGTTGTAGTGGTTGAGAGCATGCTCCGGCTTGGCAGTGAGGGCGATACCGCATTTGCTGACGATCTCCATCCGCTCGCGCAGGGAAGGCTCAAGGCGCAGGGCGTGGCCAAAGGCCTCTTCGCACTGATAGCCGCCATAGATATCGGCGTGATCGATGGTGGTGACCCCCAGATCCAGATGATATTTCATCAGGTCGAGCAGAGTGGCCGGAGAGAGTTGCCACTCCATCAGGCGCCAGTAACCCATGATGAGGCGAGAGAAGGTGGGACCTTGCGGATGCAGGGCGACACGGGATACAGACATGGTTGACTCCTTGAAAAACGCGATGCGAAAACGATGTGCAACATGGATGACTGCGGGCATCTTGGCCCCATGTGGTTGGCAAAGCAATAATGGGGAGTAGCATTATTCGAACTTTGGTTCTCACCAAAGGGAGAGAAAGGGTGGGATTGGCCGAGCGGTACCTATATCTGTTGCTATATCCATAACAAGAAAGCGACCATCAGGTCGCCTTCTTGTTATCCATCATTTTTGAGCCGCGGCGCTATCAGAGCACCATGGCCGCAATCCAGCCAAAGATCACCAGCGGGATGTTGTAGTGAATAAAGGTCGGCACCACGCTGTCCCAGATATGGTCGTGCTGACCATCGGCGTTAAGGCCGGAGGTAGGGCCCAGGGTCGAGTCAGAGGCCGGCGAACCCGCATCCCCCAGTGCGCCTGCGGTACCGACCAGCGCGATGATCGCCGTCGGTGAGAAGCCGAGCTGCAGGCAGAGCGGCACATAGATGGTGGCGATGATGGGCACGGTGGAGAAGGAGGAGCCGATCCCCATGGTGATGAGCAGGCCCACCAGCAGCATCAAGAAGGCGGCAATGCCCTTGTGCTGGCCGATGCCGGAGGCGACGACTTGTACCAGCGTGTCAACACCGTGAGTTGCCTTCATCACTGCGGCAAAAC
It encodes the following:
- a CDS encoding RNA-binding protein — translated: MTADELKTLFSQFGQVDKVDIIIDRDTGQSKGFGFIEMPVDGDAEKAIAGLHGTEVGGRTITVNQAKPKTDAPRGRPQQRHR
- a CDS encoding amino acid ABC transporter ATP-binding protein is translated as MILSGARFLTSSQPCVRFCGVDIFYGDFQALHHIDLTIERGEKWVICGPSGSGKSTLIRTINGLEGIDDGQLFLFGEPVTPAYLRRLQGRVGMVFQQFNLFPHMTVLENLMVAPVHTLGLRPQEAKARALGLLERVRIQAQADKYPHQLSGGQQQRVAIARSLCMQPELMLFDEPTSALDPEMIREVLDVIRELADEGMTLICVTHEMGFARQVADRVLFMDEGKIIESAPPAQLFNAPRHPRTRAFLEQVLSYHG
- a CDS encoding transporter substrate-binding domain-containing protein, producing the protein MNLSFKTTLSGAALLLTSLLTPALAQTAPSDTQAQIEQSGTLKVGMSTFAPWAMRDKQGALIGFEIDVARRLATDNGWQVEFVPTAWDGIIPSLLAKKYDVIIGGLTITPEREKSVRFTQAYSHSGVQLAASSTMAKEKKTVADFNQRGVILAVRRGASPVQVAKAHFPKATLRQFDDESQVFQEVLNGRAHGALSSSPKPEQEALRHPDALFMPFAKPLAEGSEGFALRKGDDALAEQFNEWIAARQADGWLKARHDYWFKSLAWEAQVANP
- a CDS encoding aldo/keto reductase family oxidoreductase; protein product: MSVSRVALHPQGPTFSRLIMGYWRLMEWQLSPATLLDLMKYHLDLGVTTIDHADIYGGYQCEEAFGHALRLEPSLRERMEIVSKCGIALTAKPEHALNHYNTGKDHIIASAEASLRKLGTDHLDLLLIHRPDPLMNADEVADAFITLKQAGKIKHAGVSNFTARQFELLQSRLPFPLVTNQLEISPLHQEGTLDGTLDQCQQLGIKPMAWSCLGGGRLFSDDAYAPLRAELEQIRQEVGAQTIEQVVYAWVMMLPSQPLPLIGSGKRERIAAAVAAESITLNRQQWFRIRKAALGYDVP
- a CDS encoding amino acid ABC transporter permease: MLNGLLVTLQVALLSLLGTMAVGVCVVSLRLLPSRLGPWLAIGYLALVRTTPQLVQLYILYFLLGPMLGLAPLACAVLSLSLYQGAFTAEVLRAGIQAIPKGQWEAAQSLGLSQAITLRKVILPQLVRITLPPLTNELVSLIKHSALVSVIAIFDLTNEGRTLVADTFLTFEVWFTVAALYLLLTLTLSACSRALARHLNPDQQGR